Proteins encoded together in one Streptomyces sp. B1I3 window:
- a CDS encoding bifunctional GNAT family N-acetyltransferase/acetate--CoA ligase family protein, whose protein sequence is MEPIPEQSPHHAYPDHWEADVVLRDGGTARIRPITTDDAERLVSFYEQVSAESKYYRFFAPYPRLSAKDVHRFTHHDYVDRVGLAVTIGGEFIATVRYDRINAQGRPASAPADEAEVAFLVQDAHQGRGVASALLEHIAAVARERGIRRFAAEVLPANNKMIKVFRDAGYTQQRSFEDGSVHLTLDLEPTAESLAVQRGREQRAEARSVQRLLAPGSVAVVGVGRAPGGVGRTVLRNLLGSGFTGRTYAVNRSFAPGQDMIDGVPAHRSVGEVGERVDLAIVAVPADRVPEAVADCGEHGVRGLVVVSAGYAERGAEGRERQRELVRQARSYGMRIIGPNAFGIINTSEAVRLNASLAPESPSAGRIGLFTQSGAIGIAVLSGLHRRGAGLSSFISAGNRADVSGNDFLQYWFEDQDTDVALLYLESLGNPRKFTRLARRTAAVKPVVVVKGARHSGSAPPGHAVPVSRIPDATVSALMRQAGVIRVDTVTEMVDAGLLLAGQPLPAGPRVAILGNSESLGLLTYDACLAEGLRPRPPRDLTTAAGPQDFRAALAEALADRTCDAVVVTAIPWVGENGEAETGDGEVLAAALREAAATGPAKPVAVVHVEMGGLAQALAAATSTATPPAAEPGARAPHTAGAGGPAPGAPEPEADAAGTHVRGPGGRTPVTAPPGVGAPHAQAPGSGVRPLDSRTERIPAYPAAERAVRALAEAVKYAQWKRQAAVPGKVPEFLDETIDEQGAAGLIEALIGQDPDPRGRPLTPDESRELLGLYGITVRPALPAPDPETAVAAAARIGYPVALKTTAPHLRHRADLGGVRLDLAGEGALRRAYDELTDLLGTPAELRPVVQAMAPRGVDTVVRASIDAAAGAVLSFGLAGAPSELLGDTAHRLVPATDRDAADLIRSIRAAPVLFGWRGSAPVDTAALEELLLRVSRLVDDHPEVVSVALEPVVVATHGLTVLGASVRLAPPPARTDLGPRRLPSY, encoded by the coding sequence ATGGAGCCGATCCCGGAGCAGAGTCCGCATCACGCGTACCCCGACCACTGGGAAGCGGACGTGGTGCTCCGTGACGGTGGCACGGCACGCATCAGGCCCATCACCACGGACGATGCCGAGCGGCTGGTCAGTTTCTACGAACAGGTCTCCGCCGAGTCGAAGTACTACCGCTTCTTCGCCCCGTATCCGCGTCTCTCCGCCAAGGACGTGCACCGCTTCACCCATCACGACTACGTCGACCGGGTCGGCCTGGCCGTCACGATCGGCGGCGAGTTCATCGCCACCGTCCGCTACGACCGGATCAACGCCCAGGGCAGACCCGCCTCCGCCCCCGCCGACGAGGCCGAGGTCGCCTTCCTCGTCCAGGACGCCCACCAGGGCAGGGGCGTGGCCTCCGCGCTCCTCGAACACATCGCGGCCGTCGCCCGGGAGCGGGGCATCCGCCGCTTCGCCGCCGAGGTCCTTCCCGCCAACAACAAGATGATCAAAGTCTTCCGGGACGCCGGCTACACCCAGCAGCGGAGTTTCGAGGACGGCTCCGTCCACCTCACCCTCGACCTGGAGCCGACCGCCGAGTCGCTCGCCGTCCAGCGTGGCCGTGAACAGCGGGCCGAGGCGCGCTCGGTGCAGCGCCTGCTGGCTCCCGGCTCCGTCGCCGTCGTCGGCGTCGGCCGGGCACCCGGCGGCGTCGGCCGCACGGTGCTGCGCAACCTGCTCGGCTCGGGTTTCACCGGACGCACGTACGCCGTGAACCGGTCCTTCGCCCCCGGTCAGGACATGATCGACGGCGTGCCCGCGCACCGTTCGGTAGGAGAGGTCGGCGAACGGGTCGATCTCGCGATCGTCGCGGTCCCCGCCGACCGGGTGCCCGAGGCCGTCGCCGACTGCGGTGAACACGGGGTCCGGGGACTCGTCGTGGTGTCCGCCGGTTACGCCGAGCGCGGCGCCGAAGGACGGGAGCGGCAGCGCGAACTGGTCCGGCAGGCCCGTTCGTACGGCATGCGGATCATCGGCCCCAACGCCTTCGGCATCATCAACACCTCCGAGGCCGTCCGGCTGAACGCCTCCCTCGCCCCGGAGTCGCCCTCGGCGGGGCGTATCGGGCTCTTCACCCAGTCCGGTGCCATCGGCATCGCCGTACTCTCCGGTCTCCACCGGCGCGGTGCGGGTCTGTCGTCCTTCATCTCCGCGGGCAACCGGGCCGATGTCTCCGGCAACGACTTCCTGCAGTACTGGTTCGAGGACCAGGACACCGACGTGGCCCTGCTCTACCTCGAGTCGCTCGGCAACCCGCGCAAGTTCACCCGGCTCGCCCGCCGCACGGCAGCGGTGAAGCCCGTGGTCGTGGTGAAGGGGGCCCGGCACAGCGGCTCTGCCCCACCCGGCCACGCCGTCCCGGTGAGCCGGATCCCCGACGCGACGGTCTCCGCGCTGATGCGCCAGGCGGGAGTGATCCGCGTCGACACGGTGACGGAGATGGTCGACGCGGGCCTGCTCCTTGCCGGCCAGCCCCTGCCGGCCGGCCCCAGGGTGGCGATCCTCGGCAACTCCGAGTCGCTCGGTCTCCTCACGTACGACGCCTGCCTGGCCGAGGGGCTGCGTCCGCGCCCGCCCCGCGACCTCACCACGGCGGCGGGGCCGCAGGACTTCCGGGCCGCGTTGGCCGAAGCGCTCGCCGACCGGACCTGCGACGCCGTCGTCGTGACCGCGATCCCGTGGGTGGGGGAGAACGGCGAGGCGGAGACCGGTGACGGTGAGGTGCTCGCCGCCGCGCTGCGCGAGGCGGCGGCCACCGGCCCCGCCAAGCCGGTGGCGGTGGTGCACGTGGAGATGGGCGGCCTGGCCCAGGCCCTCGCCGCCGCGACGAGCACCGCCACCCCGCCCGCCGCCGAGCCGGGCGCGCGTGCGCCGCACACGGCGGGAGCAGGCGGGCCGGCACCCGGCGCCCCGGAACCGGAGGCGGACGCCGCCGGGACCCACGTGCGGGGGCCGGGAGGCCGCACTCCCGTGACGGCGCCGCCCGGAGTCGGTGCCCCGCACGCCCAGGCCCCGGGCTCCGGCGTACGCCCCCTGGACTCCCGCACCGAGCGCATTCCCGCCTATCCCGCGGCCGAGCGGGCCGTCCGCGCGCTCGCCGAGGCAGTGAAGTACGCACAGTGGAAGCGGCAGGCGGCCGTGCCCGGGAAGGTGCCGGAGTTCCTCGACGAGACGATCGACGAACAGGGAGCCGCAGGCCTGATCGAGGCCCTCATCGGCCAGGACCCCGACCCCCGGGGCCGCCCGCTCACTCCCGACGAGTCCCGGGAACTGCTCGGGCTCTACGGCATCACCGTCCGGCCCGCCCTTCCGGCCCCCGATCCGGAGACCGCCGTCGCCGCTGCCGCACGGATCGGCTACCCGGTGGCGCTCAAGACCACGGCGCCGCACCTCCGCCACCGCGCGGACCTCGGAGGGGTCCGGCTCGACCTGGCAGGTGAGGGCGCCCTGCGCCGGGCCTACGACGAACTGACCGATCTGCTCGGCACGCCCGCCGAACTCCGGCCCGTCGTCCAGGCCATGGCACCACGCGGGGTCGACACCGTCGTACGGGCCTCGATCGACGCCGCCGCCGGGGCGGTCCTCTCCTTCGGCCTGGCCGGCGCGCCCTCCGAACTCCTCGGCGACACCGCGCACCGCCTCGTGCCCGCCACCGACCGGGACGCCGCCGACCTGATCCGTTCCATCCGGGCGGCGCCGGTGCTGTTCGGCTGGCGCGGTTCCGCGCCGGTGGACACCGCGGCGCTCGAAGAGCTCCTGCTGAGGGTCTCCCGGCTGGTCGACGACCACCCCGAGGTCGTGTCGGTCGCCCTGGAACCCGTCGTGGTCGCCACACACGGCCTGACCGTCCTCGGCGCGAGCGTCCGGCTCGCCCCGCCCCCGGCCCGCACCGACCTCGGCCCCCGCCGGCTCCCCAGCTACTGA
- a CDS encoding thymidine kinase has translation MSELVFFSGTMDCGKSTLALQIGHNRSARGLQGTIFTRDDRAGEGKLSSRLGLVTDAVEAGEGMDLYAYLVDQLSKGGRVDYVIVDEAQFLAPEQIDQLARIVDDLDMDVFAFGITTDFRTKLFPGSQRLIELADRIEALQVEALCWCGARATHNARTVGGEMVVEGAQVVVGDVNHPAGETGYEVLCRRHHRRRMTSAVALAGALSPDVLPVNHA, from the coding sequence ATGTCCGAGCTTGTGTTCTTCTCCGGAACGATGGACTGCGGAAAGAGCACGCTGGCCCTCCAGATCGGCCACAACCGGTCGGCCCGCGGCCTGCAGGGGACGATCTTCACCCGTGACGACCGGGCGGGGGAGGGGAAGCTGTCGTCGCGCCTGGGCCTGGTCACGGATGCCGTCGAGGCCGGCGAGGGCATGGACCTGTACGCCTACCTGGTCGACCAGCTGTCCAAGGGCGGCCGGGTCGACTACGTGATCGTGGACGAGGCGCAGTTCCTGGCCCCGGAGCAGATCGACCAGCTGGCCCGTATCGTCGACGACCTCGACATGGACGTGTTCGCCTTCGGCATCACGACGGACTTCCGCACGAAGCTCTTCCCGGGCTCGCAGCGCCTGATCGAGCTGGCCGACCGCATAGAGGCCCTCCAGGTCGAGGCGCTGTGCTGGTGCGGGGCCCGTGCGACGCACAACGCCCGCACCGTAGGCGGTGAGATGGTGGTCGAGGGCGCCCAGGTGGTCGTCGGCGACGTGAACCACCCGGCGGGGGAGACCGGCTACGAGGTTCTCTGCCGCCGCCACCACCGCCGCCGCATGACGAGCGCCGTAGCCCTCGCGGGCGCCCTCTCGCCGGACGTCCTCCCGGTCAACCACGCCTGA
- a CDS encoding VOC family protein, giving the protein MTEAAARRVPGAPCWVSLIVHGLATTQEFYGRLFGWEFSPGPDELGPYVRALLQGKEVAGIGQLPPDRHLPIAWTTYLASDDADATAEAVRSCGGTVAVGPLDAGRAGRLAIVSDPGGAVFGVWQAAEHLGTVLKGVPGTPVWNELVTRETASVAKFYQVVFGFEAEAVVSADFDYQTLHLEGRPVAALHGVGNALQRDRGPHWMTYFEVADTDESAARVVELGGHVLQPPRDTPSGRLATVADPEGAVFTIQRSVGG; this is encoded by the coding sequence ATGACCGAGGCTGCCGCCCGGCGCGTGCCCGGAGCACCGTGCTGGGTGAGTCTGATCGTGCACGGCCTGGCAACGACCCAGGAGTTCTACGGCCGGTTGTTCGGCTGGGAGTTCAGTCCGGGGCCCGACGAACTGGGGCCCTACGTCCGCGCCTTGCTGCAGGGGAAGGAGGTCGCGGGTATCGGCCAGCTGCCTCCCGACCGGCATCTCCCGATCGCCTGGACGACCTACCTCGCCTCGGACGACGCCGACGCCACGGCCGAGGCCGTCCGCTCGTGCGGCGGGACGGTGGCGGTGGGACCGCTGGACGCCGGCCGCGCCGGCCGCCTCGCGATCGTCTCCGACCCGGGCGGGGCGGTGTTCGGCGTGTGGCAGGCCGCCGAACACCTCGGTACGGTCCTGAAGGGCGTGCCGGGCACCCCTGTGTGGAACGAACTGGTCACCCGGGAGACGGCCTCGGTCGCCAAGTTCTACCAGGTCGTGTTCGGTTTCGAGGCCGAGGCGGTCGTCTCGGCCGACTTCGACTATCAGACGCTGCACCTGGAAGGCCGGCCGGTGGCCGCCCTCCACGGGGTGGGGAACGCCCTGCAGCGCGATCGGGGACCGCACTGGATGACCTACTTCGAGGTGGCCGACACCGACGAGTCCGCGGCGCGCGTCGTGGAGCTCGGCGGACATGTCCTGCAGCCGCCGCGGGACACCCCGAGCGGGAGGCTGGCCACGGTCGCCGACCCGGAGGGCGCTGTGTTCACGATCCAGCGGTCGGTCGGGGGCTGA
- a CDS encoding DUF5998 family protein has product MAKTGTTTQGLRAAIERSGYYPALVAEAVEAAVGGEPVASYLVHQETTFDSNEVRRHVTVLVLTGTRFIVSHTDEQAADTSSPTPYATTSTESVKIDRISSVVVSRVVADPEKYVAGTLPREVVLTIGWGAVSRIDLEPAACGDPNCEADHGYTGSSTADDLSLRVSEAGDGPDAVRQTLAFAQSLSEATAATAATGR; this is encoded by the coding sequence ATGGCAAAGACCGGTACGACGACCCAGGGGCTGCGCGCGGCAATCGAGCGCAGCGGCTACTACCCGGCCCTCGTGGCCGAGGCGGTGGAGGCCGCCGTCGGCGGGGAGCCGGTCGCTTCGTACCTGGTGCACCAGGAGACCACCTTCGACTCCAACGAGGTGCGCCGGCATGTCACGGTCCTCGTGCTGACGGGCACCCGCTTCATCGTCAGCCACACCGACGAGCAGGCCGCCGACACCAGCTCCCCGACGCCGTACGCCACGACGTCCACCGAGTCCGTCAAGATCGACCGGATCTCGTCCGTCGTGGTCAGCCGCGTGGTCGCCGACCCGGAGAAGTACGTGGCCGGCACCCTGCCCCGCGAGGTCGTCCTGACCATCGGCTGGGGGGCCGTCTCCCGCATCGATCTGGAGCCCGCCGCCTGCGGCGACCCCAACTGCGAGGCGGACCACGGCTACACCGGCAGCTCCACCGCCGACGACCTGAGCCTGCGCGTCAGCGAGGCCGGTGACGGCCCGGACGCCGTGCGCCAGACCCTCGCCTTCGCCCAGTCCCTCTCCGAGGCCACGGCCGCGACCGCGGCGACCGGCCGCTGA
- a CDS encoding GntR family transcriptional regulator — MHIPAHSVCTAIRDDIVSGVFERGSRLTEEVLARRYGVSRVPVREALRTLESEGFVVTRRHAGACVAEPTEQEAADLLEIRMLLEPLGAARAAQRRTEAHLKVLRGLVRLGQERVRRGEGEDLRSLGGWFHETLAQASGSPALIALLTQLRHKIAWMYAVEQPVRPADSWAEHGAIVDAVARGDAERARALAAQHAERATAAHRLRRTGRTGRGTGGSRVSTSQHAVNIAGVRH, encoded by the coding sequence ATGCACATTCCCGCGCATTCGGTATGCACGGCAATCCGTGACGACATCGTCTCCGGTGTCTTCGAGCGCGGCAGCCGCCTGACCGAAGAGGTGCTCGCGCGGCGCTACGGCGTCTCCCGCGTCCCGGTGCGCGAGGCACTGCGCACCCTGGAGTCCGAGGGGTTCGTGGTCACCCGCCGGCATGCGGGGGCCTGTGTGGCCGAGCCCACGGAGCAGGAGGCCGCCGACCTGCTGGAGATCCGGATGCTCCTGGAGCCGCTGGGTGCCGCCCGAGCCGCGCAGCGCCGTACCGAGGCGCACCTCAAGGTGCTGCGCGGGCTGGTCAGGCTCGGGCAGGAGCGGGTACGGCGGGGCGAGGGAGAGGACCTGCGCTCACTGGGCGGATGGTTCCACGAGACGCTGGCGCAGGCCTCCGGCAGCCCCGCCCTGATCGCGCTCCTCACCCAGCTCCGGCACAAGATCGCCTGGATGTACGCGGTCGAGCAGCCGGTCCGCCCCGCCGACTCCTGGGCCGAGCACGGCGCCATCGTGGACGCCGTGGCCCGCGGCGATGCGGAACGGGCCAGGGCGCTCGCGGCCCAGCACGCCGAGCGTGCCACCGCCGCGCACCGGCTGCGTCGCACGGGCCGGACGGGTCGCGGGACGGGCGGATCCCGGGTGAGCACTTCGCAACATGCCGTAAACATCGCGGGCGTCCGCCATTAA
- a CDS encoding M23 family metallopeptidase, translating into MAFTRATGKHRAPSRLSRHGARAVGIAALATTGVIGATASPALAADSQALSVSNSGLTQAAAIDTTLAAQIAAQAEAQQHQADVTAKAEAAARAKAEAKRKAEARAAEAREAKARAARAAERARLNAFHLPVAGSYVTTGYQSGGALWSSGTHSGVDFRAASGTSVVAVGAGTVVEAGWGGAYGNNIVLRMADGTYTQYGHLSSIGVAVGQSVASGEQIGLSGSTGNSTGPHLHFEARTTPEYGSDMDPVAYLRAHGVQL; encoded by the coding sequence ATGGCGTTCACCCGAGCCACCGGGAAGCACCGTGCCCCGAGCCGCCTCTCGCGCCACGGCGCCCGGGCCGTCGGCATCGCGGCCCTGGCCACCACCGGCGTCATCGGCGCCACGGCGTCCCCGGCCCTCGCCGCGGACTCCCAAGCCCTCTCCGTCAGCAACAGCGGGCTGACCCAGGCCGCCGCCATCGACACCACCCTCGCCGCCCAGATCGCCGCACAGGCCGAGGCCCAGCAGCACCAGGCCGACGTCACGGCGAAGGCCGAGGCCGCGGCCAGGGCGAAGGCCGAGGCGAAGCGCAAGGCCGAGGCCCGCGCCGCAGAGGCCCGGGAGGCGAAGGCCCGCGCCGCCCGCGCCGCGGAGCGCGCAAGGCTCAACGCCTTCCACCTCCCGGTCGCCGGCTCGTACGTGACCACCGGCTACCAGTCCGGTGGTGCGCTCTGGTCCTCCGGCACCCACTCAGGGGTGGACTTCCGCGCCGCTTCCGGCACCTCCGTCGTCGCGGTCGGCGCCGGTACGGTCGTCGAGGCGGGCTGGGGTGGTGCGTACGGCAACAACATCGTGCTCCGGATGGCGGACGGCACGTACACCCAGTACGGCCACCTCTCCTCGATCGGCGTCGCCGTCGGCCAGAGCGTCGCCTCGGGCGAGCAGATCGGCCTCTCCGGCTCGACCGGCAACTCCACCGGGCCGCACCTCCACTTCGAGGCGCGGACGACGCCGGAGTACGGCTCGGACATGGACCCCGTCGCCTATCTCCGCGCGCACGGCGTCCAGCTCTGA
- a CDS encoding alkaline phosphatase family protein, with protein sequence MAQPAWQDPVLLAPDTAPVPEYGSGSLADLLPTLAAGQGVPGFEATIPELTPADRNCVFLIDGLGWEQIKAHPDEAPFLHSLLPTSRGGTGRPVTAGFPSTTATSLASVGTGLPPGEHGLPGYTVRNPETGELMNQLRWKPWTAPKVWQPYPTVFRLADAAGVATAQVSAPTFEQTPLTKVALSGGSFLGRLSGEERMDVAAERLAAGDRSLVYTYYSEVDGKGHRFGIDSDAWRGQLMYVDGLARRLAEQLPPRSALYITADHGMIDIPFDEQSRIDFDEDWELRAGVALLGGEGRARHVYAVPGAEADVLTVWREVLGEQFWVASRDEAVAAGWFGPRIDERVYGRIGDVVAAAHDDVAITASVNEPHESAMAGMHGSLTAVEQLVPLLEVRS encoded by the coding sequence ATGGCCCAGCCGGCCTGGCAGGACCCCGTTCTGCTCGCTCCCGACACCGCTCCCGTGCCCGAGTACGGCAGCGGATCCCTCGCGGACCTGCTGCCGACGCTCGCCGCCGGGCAGGGGGTACCCGGCTTCGAGGCGACGATCCCGGAGCTCACGCCCGCGGACCGCAACTGCGTCTTCCTGATCGACGGGCTCGGCTGGGAGCAGATCAAGGCACATCCGGACGAGGCGCCGTTCCTGCACTCCCTGCTCCCCACCTCCCGAGGCGGCACCGGCCGGCCGGTCACGGCCGGCTTCCCGTCCACGACGGCCACCTCGCTCGCCTCGGTCGGCACGGGGCTGCCCCCGGGCGAGCACGGCCTTCCCGGCTACACCGTCCGCAACCCGGAAACGGGCGAGCTGATGAACCAGCTCCGCTGGAAGCCGTGGACCGCGCCCAAGGTCTGGCAGCCGTACCCCACCGTCTTCCGGCTGGCCGACGCGGCGGGCGTGGCCACGGCCCAGGTCTCCGCCCCCACCTTCGAGCAGACCCCGCTCACCAAGGTCGCGCTCAGCGGCGGTTCGTTCCTCGGCCGGCTCTCCGGCGAGGAGCGGATGGACGTCGCCGCCGAACGGCTCGCCGCCGGCGACAGGTCCCTCGTCTACACCTACTACAGCGAGGTCGACGGCAAGGGCCACCGTTTCGGCATCGACTCCGACGCCTGGCGCGGCCAGCTCATGTATGTCGACGGGCTCGCCCGGCGCCTCGCCGAGCAGCTCCCACCCCGTTCCGCGCTGTACATCACCGCGGACCACGGCATGATCGACATCCCGTTCGACGAGCAGTCCCGGATCGACTTCGACGAGGACTGGGAGCTGCGCGCCGGTGTCGCCCTGCTCGGCGGCGAGGGCCGCGCCCGTCATGTCTACGCGGTCCCCGGGGCCGAGGCGGACGTGCTGACCGTCTGGCGCGAGGTGCTGGGTGAGCAGTTCTGGGTGGCGAGCCGGGACGAGGCCGTCGCGGCGGGCTGGTTCGGTCCGCGGATCGACGAGCGGGTGTACGGCAGGATCGGCGACGTGGTGGCGGCCGCCCACGACGACGTGGCGATCACCGCATCGGTGAACGAACCCCACGAGTCGGCGATGGCAGGGATGCACGGCTCGCTGACAGCCGTGGAGCAGCTGGTTCCGCTTCTGGAAGTACGCTCGTAA
- a CDS encoding HPr family phosphocarrier protein, with the protein MAERRVNVGWAEGLHARPASIFVRAATASGVPVTIAKADGNPVNAASMLAVLGLGAQGGEEIVLASEADDAEAALDRLAKLVAEGLEELPETV; encoded by the coding sequence ATGGCTGAGCGCCGCGTCAACGTCGGATGGGCCGAGGGCCTGCACGCCCGCCCCGCTTCCATCTTCGTCCGTGCCGCCACGGCCTCCGGCGTCCCCGTGACGATCGCCAAGGCCGACGGCAACCCGGTCAACGCCGCTTCCATGCTCGCGGTGCTCGGCCTGGGCGCCCAGGGCGGCGAGGAGATCGTGCTCGCGTCCGAGGCCGACGACGCCGAGGCCGCCCTGGACCGTCTGGCGAAGCTGGTCGCCGAGGGTCTCGAGGAGCTCCCCGAGACCGTCTGA
- a CDS encoding pitrilysin family protein produces the protein MPMGHTATAQAGSGGLTATEHRLANGLRVVLSEDHLTPVAAVCLWYDVGSRHEVKGRTGLAHLFEHLMFQGSGQVKGNGHFELVQGAGGSLNGTTSFERTNYFETMPTHQLELALWLEADRMGSLLAALDEESMENQRDVVKNERRQRYDNVPYGTAFEKLTALAYPEGHPYHHTPIGSMADLDAATLEDAQAFFRTYYAPNNAVLSVVGDIDPEQTLAWVEKYFGSIPSHDGKQPPRDGTLPGIIGEQLREVVHEEVPARALMAAYRLPHDGTRECDAADLALTVLGGGESSRLHNRLVRRDRTAVAAGFGLLRLAGAPSLGWLDVKTSGGVEVPQIETAVDEELARFAEEGPTPEEMERAQAQLEREWLDRLGTVAGRADELCRYAVLFGDPQLALTAVGRVLDVSAEEVRDAARAHLRPDNRAVLVYEPVEPADEADETAEAASTDAADAHEGADK, from the coding sequence ATGCCCATGGGTCACACGGCCACAGCCCAGGCCGGTTCCGGCGGCTTGACGGCGACCGAGCACCGCTTGGCCAACGGCCTGCGCGTGGTGCTCTCCGAGGACCATCTGACCCCGGTCGCCGCTGTCTGCCTCTGGTACGACGTCGGTTCCCGCCACGAGGTCAAGGGACGCACCGGTCTCGCCCACCTCTTCGAGCACCTGATGTTCCAGGGCTCCGGCCAGGTGAAGGGGAACGGGCACTTCGAGCTGGTGCAGGGGGCGGGCGGTTCCCTCAACGGCACCACGAGCTTCGAGCGCACCAACTACTTCGAGACGATGCCCACACACCAGCTGGAGCTGGCCCTGTGGCTCGAGGCGGACCGGATGGGATCGCTGCTCGCCGCGCTCGACGAGGAGTCCATGGAGAACCAGCGGGACGTCGTGAAGAACGAGCGCCGCCAGCGGTACGACAACGTTCCGTACGGCACGGCGTTCGAGAAGCTCACGGCCCTCGCCTACCCGGAGGGCCACCCGTACCACCACACGCCGATCGGCTCGATGGCCGACCTGGACGCGGCGACCCTCGAGGACGCGCAGGCGTTCTTCCGCACGTACTACGCGCCCAACAACGCGGTCCTCTCGGTGGTCGGGGACATCGATCCGGAGCAGACACTGGCCTGGGTCGAGAAGTACTTCGGCTCCATCCCCTCCCACGACGGCAAGCAGCCGCCGCGCGACGGTACGCTCCCAGGCATCATCGGCGAGCAGCTGCGCGAAGTGGTCCACGAGGAGGTGCCCGCGCGTGCGCTGATGGCCGCCTACCGGCTGCCGCACGACGGCACCAGGGAGTGCGACGCCGCAGACCTCGCCCTGACCGTGCTCGGCGGCGGCGAGTCGTCCCGCCTGCACAACCGCCTGGTGCGCCGCGACCGTACGGCGGTGGCCGCGGGATTCGGGCTGCTCAGACTGGCCGGTGCGCCCTCGCTGGGCTGGCTGGACGTCAAGACGTCCGGCGGCGTCGAGGTCCCGCAGATCGAGACGGCCGTCGACGAGGAGCTCGCCCGGTTCGCCGAGGAGGGTCCCACTCCCGAGGAGATGGAGCGGGCCCAGGCGCAGTTGGAGCGCGAATGGCTCGACCGGCTCGGGACGGTCGCGGGCCGCGCCGACGAACTGTGCCGCTACGCCGTTCTGTTCGGTGACCCGCAGCTCGCCCTGACCGCGGTGGGGCGCGTGCTCGACGTGAGCGCGGAGGAGGTCCGGGACGCCGCCCGGGCCCACCTGCGGCCCGACAACCGGGCGGTCCTGGTCTATGAGCCGGTCGAACCGGCCGACGAGGCCGACGAGACGGCAGAGGCAGCCTCGACGGACGCCGCCGACGCGCACGAAGGGGCCGACAAGTGA
- a CDS encoding pitrilysin family protein, protein MEYHPQPTAGEARPWAFPAPERGALPNGLTVLRCHRPGQQVVAVEIFLDAPLDAEPEGLDGVATIMARALSEGTDKRSAEEFAAELERCGATLDAHADHPGIRVSLEVPVSRLAKALGLVAEALRAPAFTESEIERLVGNRLDEIPHEQANPARRAAKQLSKELFPATARMSRPRQGTEETVRRIDAAAVRAFYDAHVRPSTATAVVVGDLTGVDLDALLADTIGDWSGNAGQARPVPPITADDTGRVVIVDRPGAVQTQLLIGRIGADRHDSVWPAQVLGTYCLGGTLTSRLDRVLREEKGYTYGVRAFGQVLRSTAPGSSSGATGAAMLAISGSVDTESTGPALEDLWTVLRTLAAEGLTDAERETAVQNLVGVAPLKYETAASVAGTLADQVEQHLPDDYQARLYARLAETGTVEATAAVVNAFPVDRLVTVLVGDAAQISEPVRALGIGEVSVVSG, encoded by the coding sequence ATGGAGTACCACCCGCAGCCGACCGCCGGCGAGGCCAGGCCCTGGGCCTTCCCCGCGCCCGAGCGCGGCGCCCTGCCCAACGGGCTGACGGTGCTGCGCTGCCACCGCCCCGGCCAGCAGGTCGTCGCCGTGGAGATCTTCCTGGACGCGCCGCTGGACGCCGAGCCCGAGGGCCTGGACGGCGTCGCCACGATCATGGCGCGAGCCCTGTCCGAGGGCACGGACAAGCGTTCCGCGGAGGAGTTCGCCGCCGAGCTGGAGCGCTGCGGCGCCACACTCGACGCGCACGCCGACCACCCCGGCATCCGTGTCTCTCTGGAGGTGCCGGTCTCCCGGCTGGCCAAGGCGCTGGGGCTGGTCGCCGAAGCGCTGCGCGCACCGGCCTTCACCGAGAGCGAGATCGAGCGCCTGGTGGGCAACCGGCTGGACGAGATCCCGCACGAGCAGGCCAATCCGGCCCGGCGCGCCGCCAAGCAGCTCTCCAAGGAGCTCTTCCCCGCCACGGCGCGGATGTCGCGTCCGCGCCAGGGCACCGAGGAGACGGTGCGCCGGATCGACGCCGCCGCCGTACGCGCCTTCTACGACGCCCACGTCCGGCCGTCCACGGCGACGGCCGTCGTCGTCGGTGACCTCACCGGCGTGGACCTGGACGCCCTCCTGGCCGACACGATCGGCGACTGGTCCGGCAACGCCGGCCAGGCCCGCCCGGTGCCGCCGATCACGGCGGACGACACCGGCCGCGTCGTCATCGTGGACCGGCCCGGCGCCGTGCAGACGCAACTGCTGATCGGCCGGATCGGCGCCGACCGGCACGACAGCGTGTGGCCGGCCCAGGTCCTCGGCACGTACTGCCTGGGCGGCACCCTCACCTCGCGGCTGGACCGCGTGCTGCGCGAGGAGAAGGGCTACACCTACGGGGTCCGGGCCTTCGGGCAGGTGCTGCGCTCGACGGCGCCCGGCTCCTCCTCCGGGGCGACCGGGGCCGCGATGCTCGCCATCAGCGGTTCCGTGGACACGGAGTCCACCGGCCCCGCGCTGGAGGACCTGTGGACGGTCCTGCGGACCCTGGCGGCCGAGGGGCTCACCGACGCCGAGCGCGAGACCGCGGTGCAGAACCTCGTGGGGGTCGCCCCGCTGAAGTACGAGACGGCGGCCTCCGTCGCGGGCACCCTGGCCGACCAGGTGGAGCAGCATCTGCCGGACGACTACCAGGCCCGGCTGTACGCGCGCCTGGCCGAGACCGGCACGGTCGAGGCGACCGCCGCGGTGGTCAACGCGTTCCCGGTGGACCGTCTGGTCACCGTCCTCGTCGGGGACGCCGCGCAGATCTCGGAGCCCGTCAGGGCGCTGGGCATCGGTGAGGTGTCGGTCGTCAGCGGCTGA